One window of the Chanodichthys erythropterus isolate Z2021 chromosome 2, ASM2448905v1, whole genome shotgun sequence genome contains the following:
- the eaf1 gene encoding ELL-associated factor 1, giving the protein MNGSSNPPLDKEEHVLKLGDSFEKRPRSSFHTVRYDFKPASIDTSCEGELQVGKGEEVTITLPHIPGSTPPMTVFKGNKRPYQKDCVLIINHDTGEFMLEKLSSSIQVKKTRAEGSSKIQARLEQQSVRANPLTSQFRTPVKPGGGAKSSPGKDNPSPEPQLDDIKRELRAEVDVIEQMSSSGSSSSSDSASGSGSGAEDDSSGSDAEQDTRLSPSANNMANGISQSQGSNQLMNTLRNDLQLSESGSDSD; this is encoded by the exons ATGAACGGCAGCTCCAACCCGCCTCTGGATAAAGAAGAGCACGTGCTGAAGCTCGGAGACAGCTTCGAGAAGAGACCCCGATCATCCTTCCACACCGTCAGAT ATGATTTTAAGCCGGCGTCCATCGACACGTCCTGTGAAGGAGAGCTGCAGGTGGGGAAGGGCGAGGAGGTGACCATCACGCTGCCGCACATCCCA GGCTCCACGCCTCCCATGACCGTCTTCAAGGGCAACAAGAGGCCGTATCAGAAGGACTGCGTTCTCATCATCAACCACGACACGGGCGAGTTCATGCTGGAGAAGCTCAGCAGCAGCATACAGGTCAAGAAGACCAG AGCCGAGGGCAGCAGTAAGATCCAGGCCCGTCTGGAGCAGCAGTCGGTGAGAGCGAACCCGCTGACGTCACAGTTCCGCACGCCCGTCAAGCCAGGAGGGGGCGCTAAGAGCTCGCCCGGCAAAGACAACCCGTCACCGGAGCCGCAGCTGGACGACATCAAACGAG agctGCGGGCAGAGGTGGACGTGATCGAGCAGATGAGCAGCAGCGGCAGCAGCTCGTCCTCAGACTCGGCCAGCGGCTCCGGCAGCGGCGCTGAAGACGACAGCTCTGGCAGTGACGCGGAGCAGGACACGCGCCTCTCCCCCAGCGCCAACAACATGGCCAACggaatcagccaatcacagggCAGCAACCAGCTGATGAACACTCTCA GAAATGACCTTCAGCTGAGTGAATCTGGCAGCGACAGCGACTGA
- the pmvk gene encoding phosphomevalonate kinase: protein MTPAQPRIVLLFSGKRKSGKDYVTDLLQHRLTAEVCCILRLSAPLKLQYAQDHNLDYEELLGCGQYKEEYRADMIRWGEMKRRQDSGFFCRLAIRHAARPVWIISDCRRRSDLQWFRQEFPDLCVCVRVEASEQTRSQRGWRFTAGVDDAESECGLDEGVTFDWIIRNDGDDDVLEKQLEELLSVVTSRLDPHTLNDVKTQQ, encoded by the exons ATGACTCCTGCACAGCCGAGGATTGTCCTGTTGTTCAGCGGGAAGCGGAAGTCGgggaaggattatgtgacagaTTTGCTTCAGCACAG GCTGACCGCAGAGGTGTGCTGCATACTCAGACTGTCTGCGCCCCTCAAACTGCAGTATGCACAG GATCATAATCTGGACTATGAGGAACTGTTGGGCTGCGGTCAGTATAAGGAGGAATATCGAGCCGACATGATCCGCTGGGGTGAGATGAAGAGACGGCAGGACTCGGGCTTCTTCTGCAGACTGGCCATCCGACACGCGGCGCGGCCCGTCTGG ATCATCAGTGACTGCCGGAGGAGGTCGGACCTGCAGTGGTTCCGTCAGGAGTTTCCtgatctctgtgtgtgtgttcgggTGGAGGCGTCGGAGCAGACCAGATCTCAGAGAGGCTGGAGATTCACCGCAG GTGTGGACGACGCCGAGTCCGAGTGCGGATTGGACGAGGGTGTGACGTTTGACTGGATCATCAGGAACGACGGAGACGATGATGTTCTGGAGAAACAGCTGGAGGAGCTGCTGTCAGTGGTCACGTCACGACTGGACCCGCACACTCTCAATGACGTGAAAACACAGCAATGA
- the arhgef2b gene encoding rho guanine nucleotide exchange factor 2 isoform X1, which yields MSRASDPLPKARQERMKDVNIKNKEKERMKAREKETKERESRYSNGHLFTSLSVSATTLCSACNKSITAKEALSCPTCNVTIHNRCRDTLANCAKMKQKQQRLALVRNTATLHNVALRSKNPILKERPSSAIYPSETLRQSFLGSRKGRSTLSLNKSVSTNNIAGSLNDDSPLGLRRILSHSTDSLNFRNRAMSMESLNDEGEMYYTSMLEELEKDGKDFEADSWSLAVDSSYLQSQRKDVIKRQDVIYELIQTEMNHVRTLRIMEGVFRRGMLEEVLMEMGVVHAIFPCLDQLLSIHSSFLSQLLQRRNHSLAASSSRNFTIQKLGDILVEQFSGQNAEEMRKCYVEFCSRHLKAVKLYKELLARDKRFQQFIRRVSRGSLLRRHGVQECILLVTQRITKYPVLIKRILDNTKGSEEESKSLAHSLALIRELLCSVDQQVQELERAQRLQEIQSRLDPRAETKVKGGGVFRGGELLRRSLIHEGALLWKTAQGSRLKDVQVLLMTDILVFMQEKDQKYIFPCLDKPAVLCLQNLIVRDIANQERGMFLISHSTPPEMYELHATSKEDRNTWMKIIQQTLLSIFLFCSCPSREDFPLIETEDKALLRRLRADIQQKDREVLELLQERVTLFSDLAEVTGGQSVTVPTNSRNIFRADTPYAPQAERLLNDAIVEVDRLSEVLLGSCVDRPQSCRVNGEPAEVQLTSKTTDEGTISVNGTHEVNGPSNKDRNGNQLQDKTLNEEVCQRLVNLSTQLHAIQAAVIRQDSFLEVYMQKDSCPSVSREPLLEAAGPDLTELQHKYNLLQGEVMRLRAAQDKSSNGAPVQKQDPKKAQDTAEKPADQLDGMCPRADSPRDLQDIPEESECGTEAHS from the exons AACAAGGAGAAGGAGCGGATGAAGGCGCGGGAGAAGGAGACGAAGGAGCGCGAGTCTCGGTACAGCAACGGTCACCTGTTCACCTCCCTCAGCGTGTCCGCCACCACTCTCTGCTCCGCCTGCAACAAGAGCATCACCGCCAAAGAAGCGCTCAGCTGCCCGA CCTGCAATGTGACCATTCACAACCGCTGTCGTGACACACTGGCCAACTGCGCCAAAATGAAGCAGAAG CAACAGAGGCTGGCGCTGGTCAGGAACACTGCAACCTTACATAATGTGGCCCTCCGTAGCAAAA ATCCAATACTGAAGGAGAGGCCGAGTTCAGCCATTTACCCGTCAGAGACACTGAGACAGTCTTTCCTCGGCTCCCGCAAAGGACGCTCCACGCTGTCCCTCAACAAGAGCGTCTCCACCAACAACATCGCAGG AAGTCTAAATGATGACTCTCCTCTGGGACTGCGGCGGATTCTGTCTCACTCCACAGACTCTCTGAACTTCAGGAACAGAGCCATGTCCATGGAGTCCCTCAATGATGAAG GAGAAATGTATTACACATCAATGCTGGAGGAGCTGGAGAAGGATGGGAAGGATTTTGAGGCAGATTCCTGGAGTCTGGCTGTGGACTCATCTTATCTTCAGTCTCAACGCAAAGATGTCATTAAGAGACAAGACGTCATATACG AGCTGATTCAGACAGAGATGAACCATGTGCGAACGCTGCGGATCATGGAGGGGGTGTTTCGCAGAGGCATGCTGGAGGAGGTGTTGATGGAGATGGGTGTAGTTCATGCCATCTTTCCCTGCCTGGATCAGCTGCTGTCTATTCACTCAAGTTTCCTGAGCCAACTACTGCAGAGGAGAAACCACAGCCTGGCTGCCAGCAGCTCCCGCAACTTCACCATCCAGAAGCTGGGAGATATACTGGTGGAGCAG TTCTCAGGTCAGAATGCAGAAGAGATGAGGAAGTGCTATGTTGAATTCTGCAGTCGGCACCTGAAAGCTGTGAAACTCTATAAGGAGCTGCTGGCGCGAGACAAGAGGTTCCAGCAGTTCATACGG CGGGTGAGCAGAGGTTCTTTACTGCGTCGCCATGGCGTCCAAGAGTGCATCTTACTGGTCACTCAGCGCATCACCAAATACCCCGTGCTCATCAAGCGCATACTAGACAACACTAAAG GTAGTGAAGAGGAGAGTAAATCTCTGGCTCACTCTCTGGCACTGATCCGGGAGCTGCTGTGTTCCGTGGATCAGCAGGTTCAAGAGTTAGAGCGAGCGCAGCGTTTGCAGGAGATCCAGTCCCGTCTGGACCCTCGAGCTGAGACCAAGGTGAAGGGTGGAGGAGTGTTTCGCGGAGGAGAGCTGCTGCGCCGCAGCCTCATTCACGAGGGAGCTCTGCTGTGGAAGACTGCTCAAGGCTCCAGACTCAAAG atgtgcagGTTTTGTTAATGACAGACATCCTGGTGTTCATGCAAGAAAAAGACCAGAAGTATATTTTTCCTTGTCTG GACAAACCGGCAGTGCTATGCCTTCAGAATCTGATTGTGAGGGATATAGCCAATCAAGAGCGAGGAATGTTCCTCATCAGTCACTCCACGCCTCCAGAGATGTACGAGCTCCACGCCACCTCCAAAGAGGACAGAAACACCTGGATGAAGATCATTCAGCAGACA CTTCTCTCCATATTTCTCTTTTGCAGCTGTCCATCAAGAGAGGATTTCCCTCTGATCGAAACAGAGGACAAAGCTTTGCTGCGCAGACTCAGAG ctgATATCCAGCAGAAGGATCGAGAGGTTCTGGAGCTGTTACAAGAGCGTGTGACGCTCTTCTCTGATTTGGCCGAGGTCACTGGAGGTCAGAGTGTTACCGTTCCCACAAACTCCAGAAATATATTCAGAGCAGATACACCCTACGCTCCTCAGGCGGAGCGGCTGCTGAATGACGCCATTGTTGAGG TGGACAGACTGAGTGAAGTGCTGTTGGGTTCCTGCGTTGACCGcccacagtcctgcagagtgAATGGTGAACCGGCAGAGGTACAACTCACCTCTAAAACAACAG ATGAAGGAACGATATCAGTTAACGGGACTCATGAAGTAAACGGTCCATCTAACAAG GACAGGAACGGGAACCAGCTGCAGGACAAGACGTTAAATGAG GAGGTGTGTCAGCGACTGGTGAACCTCAGCACTCAGCTGCACGCGATACAG GCTGCAGTGATCCGGCAGGACTCTTTCCTGGAGGTGTACATGCAGAAGGACTCGTGTCCCTCCGTGTCCCGTGAGCCTCTGCTGGAGGCGGCAGGGCCCGATCTGACAGAGCTACAGCACAAATACAACCTGCTGCAAGGGGAAGTGATGCGACTACGGGCCGCCCAGGACAAGAGCAGCAACGGAGCGCCAGTTCAAAAACAAGACCCGAAGAAAGCACAAGACACGGCAGAGAAACCAGCGGATCAGTTAGATGGCATGTGTCCTCGAGCTGACAGTCCCAGAG ACCTGCAGGATATCCCGGAGGAGAGTGAGTGTGGGACCGAAGCTCACAGTTAA
- the arhgef2b gene encoding rho guanine nucleotide exchange factor 2 isoform X2: MSRASDPLPKARQERMKDVNIKNKEKERMKAREKETKERESRYSNGHLFTSLSVSATTLCSACNKSITAKEALSCPTCNVTIHNRCRDTLANCAKMKQKQQRLALVRNTATLHNVALRSKNPILKERPSSAIYPSETLRQSFLGSRKGRSTLSLNKSVSTNNIAGSLNDDSPLGLRRILSHSTDSLNFRNRAMSMESLNDEGEMYYTSMLEELEKDGKDFEADSWSLAVDSSYLQSQRKDVIKRQDVIYELIQTEMNHVRTLRIMEGVFRRGMLEEVLMEMGVVHAIFPCLDQLLSIHSSFLSQLLQRRNHSLAASSSRNFTIQKLGDILVEQFSGQNAEEMRKCYVEFCSRHLKAVKLYKELLARDKRFQQFIRRVSRGSLLRRHGVQECILLVTQRITKYPVLIKRILDNTKGSEEESKSLAHSLALIRELLCSVDQQVQELERAQRLQEIQSRLDPRAETKVKGGGVFRGGELLRRSLIHEGALLWKTAQGSRLKDVQVLLMTDILVFMQEKDQKYIFPCLDKPAVLCLQNLIVRDIANQERGMFLISHSTPPEMYELHATSKEDRNTWMKIIQQTVSNCPSREDFPLIETEDKALLRRLRADIQQKDREVLELLQERVTLFSDLAEVTGGQSVTVPTNSRNIFRADTPYAPQAERLLNDAIVEVDRLSEVLLGSCVDRPQSCRVNGEPAEVQLTSKTTDEGTISVNGTHEVNGPSNKDRNGNQLQDKTLNEEVCQRLVNLSTQLHAIQAAVIRQDSFLEVYMQKDSCPSVSREPLLEAAGPDLTELQHKYNLLQGEVMRLRAAQDKSSNGAPVQKQDPKKAQDTAEKPADQLDGMCPRADSPRDLQDIPEESECGTEAHS; this comes from the exons AACAAGGAGAAGGAGCGGATGAAGGCGCGGGAGAAGGAGACGAAGGAGCGCGAGTCTCGGTACAGCAACGGTCACCTGTTCACCTCCCTCAGCGTGTCCGCCACCACTCTCTGCTCCGCCTGCAACAAGAGCATCACCGCCAAAGAAGCGCTCAGCTGCCCGA CCTGCAATGTGACCATTCACAACCGCTGTCGTGACACACTGGCCAACTGCGCCAAAATGAAGCAGAAG CAACAGAGGCTGGCGCTGGTCAGGAACACTGCAACCTTACATAATGTGGCCCTCCGTAGCAAAA ATCCAATACTGAAGGAGAGGCCGAGTTCAGCCATTTACCCGTCAGAGACACTGAGACAGTCTTTCCTCGGCTCCCGCAAAGGACGCTCCACGCTGTCCCTCAACAAGAGCGTCTCCACCAACAACATCGCAGG AAGTCTAAATGATGACTCTCCTCTGGGACTGCGGCGGATTCTGTCTCACTCCACAGACTCTCTGAACTTCAGGAACAGAGCCATGTCCATGGAGTCCCTCAATGATGAAG GAGAAATGTATTACACATCAATGCTGGAGGAGCTGGAGAAGGATGGGAAGGATTTTGAGGCAGATTCCTGGAGTCTGGCTGTGGACTCATCTTATCTTCAGTCTCAACGCAAAGATGTCATTAAGAGACAAGACGTCATATACG AGCTGATTCAGACAGAGATGAACCATGTGCGAACGCTGCGGATCATGGAGGGGGTGTTTCGCAGAGGCATGCTGGAGGAGGTGTTGATGGAGATGGGTGTAGTTCATGCCATCTTTCCCTGCCTGGATCAGCTGCTGTCTATTCACTCAAGTTTCCTGAGCCAACTACTGCAGAGGAGAAACCACAGCCTGGCTGCCAGCAGCTCCCGCAACTTCACCATCCAGAAGCTGGGAGATATACTGGTGGAGCAG TTCTCAGGTCAGAATGCAGAAGAGATGAGGAAGTGCTATGTTGAATTCTGCAGTCGGCACCTGAAAGCTGTGAAACTCTATAAGGAGCTGCTGGCGCGAGACAAGAGGTTCCAGCAGTTCATACGG CGGGTGAGCAGAGGTTCTTTACTGCGTCGCCATGGCGTCCAAGAGTGCATCTTACTGGTCACTCAGCGCATCACCAAATACCCCGTGCTCATCAAGCGCATACTAGACAACACTAAAG GTAGTGAAGAGGAGAGTAAATCTCTGGCTCACTCTCTGGCACTGATCCGGGAGCTGCTGTGTTCCGTGGATCAGCAGGTTCAAGAGTTAGAGCGAGCGCAGCGTTTGCAGGAGATCCAGTCCCGTCTGGACCCTCGAGCTGAGACCAAGGTGAAGGGTGGAGGAGTGTTTCGCGGAGGAGAGCTGCTGCGCCGCAGCCTCATTCACGAGGGAGCTCTGCTGTGGAAGACTGCTCAAGGCTCCAGACTCAAAG atgtgcagGTTTTGTTAATGACAGACATCCTGGTGTTCATGCAAGAAAAAGACCAGAAGTATATTTTTCCTTGTCTG GACAAACCGGCAGTGCTATGCCTTCAGAATCTGATTGTGAGGGATATAGCCAATCAAGAGCGAGGAATGTTCCTCATCAGTCACTCCACGCCTCCAGAGATGTACGAGCTCCACGCCACCTCCAAAGAGGACAGAAACACCTGGATGAAGATCATTCAGCAGACAGTGAGCAA CTGTCCATCAAGAGAGGATTTCCCTCTGATCGAAACAGAGGACAAAGCTTTGCTGCGCAGACTCAGAG ctgATATCCAGCAGAAGGATCGAGAGGTTCTGGAGCTGTTACAAGAGCGTGTGACGCTCTTCTCTGATTTGGCCGAGGTCACTGGAGGTCAGAGTGTTACCGTTCCCACAAACTCCAGAAATATATTCAGAGCAGATACACCCTACGCTCCTCAGGCGGAGCGGCTGCTGAATGACGCCATTGTTGAGG TGGACAGACTGAGTGAAGTGCTGTTGGGTTCCTGCGTTGACCGcccacagtcctgcagagtgAATGGTGAACCGGCAGAGGTACAACTCACCTCTAAAACAACAG ATGAAGGAACGATATCAGTTAACGGGACTCATGAAGTAAACGGTCCATCTAACAAG GACAGGAACGGGAACCAGCTGCAGGACAAGACGTTAAATGAG GAGGTGTGTCAGCGACTGGTGAACCTCAGCACTCAGCTGCACGCGATACAG GCTGCAGTGATCCGGCAGGACTCTTTCCTGGAGGTGTACATGCAGAAGGACTCGTGTCCCTCCGTGTCCCGTGAGCCTCTGCTGGAGGCGGCAGGGCCCGATCTGACAGAGCTACAGCACAAATACAACCTGCTGCAAGGGGAAGTGATGCGACTACGGGCCGCCCAGGACAAGAGCAGCAACGGAGCGCCAGTTCAAAAACAAGACCCGAAGAAAGCACAAGACACGGCAGAGAAACCAGCGGATCAGTTAGATGGCATGTGTCCTCGAGCTGACAGTCCCAGAG ACCTGCAGGATATCCCGGAGGAGAGTGAGTGTGGGACCGAAGCTCACAGTTAA
- the arhgef2b gene encoding rho guanine nucleotide exchange factor 2 isoform X3, translated as MKQKQQRLALVRNTATLHNVALRSKNPILKERPSSAIYPSETLRQSFLGSRKGRSTLSLNKSVSTNNIAGSLNDDSPLGLRRILSHSTDSLNFRNRAMSMESLNDEGEMYYTSMLEELEKDGKDFEADSWSLAVDSSYLQSQRKDVIKRQDVIYELIQTEMNHVRTLRIMEGVFRRGMLEEVLMEMGVVHAIFPCLDQLLSIHSSFLSQLLQRRNHSLAASSSRNFTIQKLGDILVEQFSGQNAEEMRKCYVEFCSRHLKAVKLYKELLARDKRFQQFIRRVSRGSLLRRHGVQECILLVTQRITKYPVLIKRILDNTKGSEEESKSLAHSLALIRELLCSVDQQVQELERAQRLQEIQSRLDPRAETKVKGGGVFRGGELLRRSLIHEGALLWKTAQGSRLKDVQVLLMTDILVFMQEKDQKYIFPCLDKPAVLCLQNLIVRDIANQERGMFLISHSTPPEMYELHATSKEDRNTWMKIIQQTLLSIFLFCSCPSREDFPLIETEDKALLRRLRADIQQKDREVLELLQERVTLFSDLAEVTGGQSVTVPTNSRNIFRADTPYAPQAERLLNDAIVEVDRLSEVLLGSCVDRPQSCRVNGEPAEVQLTSKTTDEGTISVNGTHEVNGPSNKDRNGNQLQDKTLNEEVCQRLVNLSTQLHAIQAAVIRQDSFLEVYMQKDSCPSVSREPLLEAAGPDLTELQHKYNLLQGEVMRLRAAQDKSSNGAPVQKQDPKKAQDTAEKPADQLDGMCPRADSPRDLQDIPEESECGTEAHS; from the exons ATGAAGCAGAAG CAACAGAGGCTGGCGCTGGTCAGGAACACTGCAACCTTACATAATGTGGCCCTCCGTAGCAAAA ATCCAATACTGAAGGAGAGGCCGAGTTCAGCCATTTACCCGTCAGAGACACTGAGACAGTCTTTCCTCGGCTCCCGCAAAGGACGCTCCACGCTGTCCCTCAACAAGAGCGTCTCCACCAACAACATCGCAGG AAGTCTAAATGATGACTCTCCTCTGGGACTGCGGCGGATTCTGTCTCACTCCACAGACTCTCTGAACTTCAGGAACAGAGCCATGTCCATGGAGTCCCTCAATGATGAAG GAGAAATGTATTACACATCAATGCTGGAGGAGCTGGAGAAGGATGGGAAGGATTTTGAGGCAGATTCCTGGAGTCTGGCTGTGGACTCATCTTATCTTCAGTCTCAACGCAAAGATGTCATTAAGAGACAAGACGTCATATACG AGCTGATTCAGACAGAGATGAACCATGTGCGAACGCTGCGGATCATGGAGGGGGTGTTTCGCAGAGGCATGCTGGAGGAGGTGTTGATGGAGATGGGTGTAGTTCATGCCATCTTTCCCTGCCTGGATCAGCTGCTGTCTATTCACTCAAGTTTCCTGAGCCAACTACTGCAGAGGAGAAACCACAGCCTGGCTGCCAGCAGCTCCCGCAACTTCACCATCCAGAAGCTGGGAGATATACTGGTGGAGCAG TTCTCAGGTCAGAATGCAGAAGAGATGAGGAAGTGCTATGTTGAATTCTGCAGTCGGCACCTGAAAGCTGTGAAACTCTATAAGGAGCTGCTGGCGCGAGACAAGAGGTTCCAGCAGTTCATACGG CGGGTGAGCAGAGGTTCTTTACTGCGTCGCCATGGCGTCCAAGAGTGCATCTTACTGGTCACTCAGCGCATCACCAAATACCCCGTGCTCATCAAGCGCATACTAGACAACACTAAAG GTAGTGAAGAGGAGAGTAAATCTCTGGCTCACTCTCTGGCACTGATCCGGGAGCTGCTGTGTTCCGTGGATCAGCAGGTTCAAGAGTTAGAGCGAGCGCAGCGTTTGCAGGAGATCCAGTCCCGTCTGGACCCTCGAGCTGAGACCAAGGTGAAGGGTGGAGGAGTGTTTCGCGGAGGAGAGCTGCTGCGCCGCAGCCTCATTCACGAGGGAGCTCTGCTGTGGAAGACTGCTCAAGGCTCCAGACTCAAAG atgtgcagGTTTTGTTAATGACAGACATCCTGGTGTTCATGCAAGAAAAAGACCAGAAGTATATTTTTCCTTGTCTG GACAAACCGGCAGTGCTATGCCTTCAGAATCTGATTGTGAGGGATATAGCCAATCAAGAGCGAGGAATGTTCCTCATCAGTCACTCCACGCCTCCAGAGATGTACGAGCTCCACGCCACCTCCAAAGAGGACAGAAACACCTGGATGAAGATCATTCAGCAGACA CTTCTCTCCATATTTCTCTTTTGCAGCTGTCCATCAAGAGAGGATTTCCCTCTGATCGAAACAGAGGACAAAGCTTTGCTGCGCAGACTCAGAG ctgATATCCAGCAGAAGGATCGAGAGGTTCTGGAGCTGTTACAAGAGCGTGTGACGCTCTTCTCTGATTTGGCCGAGGTCACTGGAGGTCAGAGTGTTACCGTTCCCACAAACTCCAGAAATATATTCAGAGCAGATACACCCTACGCTCCTCAGGCGGAGCGGCTGCTGAATGACGCCATTGTTGAGG TGGACAGACTGAGTGAAGTGCTGTTGGGTTCCTGCGTTGACCGcccacagtcctgcagagtgAATGGTGAACCGGCAGAGGTACAACTCACCTCTAAAACAACAG ATGAAGGAACGATATCAGTTAACGGGACTCATGAAGTAAACGGTCCATCTAACAAG GACAGGAACGGGAACCAGCTGCAGGACAAGACGTTAAATGAG GAGGTGTGTCAGCGACTGGTGAACCTCAGCACTCAGCTGCACGCGATACAG GCTGCAGTGATCCGGCAGGACTCTTTCCTGGAGGTGTACATGCAGAAGGACTCGTGTCCCTCCGTGTCCCGTGAGCCTCTGCTGGAGGCGGCAGGGCCCGATCTGACAGAGCTACAGCACAAATACAACCTGCTGCAAGGGGAAGTGATGCGACTACGGGCCGCCCAGGACAAGAGCAGCAACGGAGCGCCAGTTCAAAAACAAGACCCGAAGAAAGCACAAGACACGGCAGAGAAACCAGCGGATCAGTTAGATGGCATGTGTCCTCGAGCTGACAGTCCCAGAG ACCTGCAGGATATCCCGGAGGAGAGTGAGTGTGGGACCGAAGCTCACAGTTAA